The Nitrospirota bacterium genome includes a window with the following:
- the rsxE gene encoding electron transport complex subunit RsxE, with translation MAHIHKSNWELIKNGIFSENTIFKMAISLCPSIAVTNSLKNGFFMGVSVIFVQTMVNLTVSLIRNFINPKIRIPIFMMIIAGYVSIIDMSMAAWARPVYKQIGLYIQLIVAFASIFARAEVFAIKNRIIPSISDGLGMGIGFFLAMVIISFFRELLGQGALWGFPIVSGNPLLIMVLPAGGFFAVGILMGFFNWMDMKLAERKAAAGG, from the coding sequence ATGGCACACATTCATAAAAGCAACTGGGAATTAATCAAAAACGGAATATTCAGCGAAAATACTATATTTAAAATGGCGATAAGTTTATGCCCTTCCATTGCCGTTACCAACAGTTTAAAGAACGGTTTTTTTATGGGTGTTTCGGTCATTTTTGTTCAGACAATGGTCAATCTCACTGTTTCATTAATAAGAAATTTTATTAATCCAAAAATCCGCATCCCGATATTTATGATGATTATTGCAGGCTATGTCAGCATCATTGATATGTCAATGGCGGCATGGGCAAGGCCTGTTTATAAACAGATAGGACTTTATATACAGCTTATTGTTGCTTTTGCCTCAATCTTTGCAAGGGCAGAGGTTTTTGCGATAAAAAACAGGATTATCCCATCAATAAGCGACGGTCTCGGCATGGGCATAGGATTCTTTCTGGCAATGGTTATAATCAGCTTTTTCAGAGAGCTTTTGGGACAGGGCGCATTATGGGGTTTCCCTATCGTATCAGGCAATCCCCTGCTCATAATGGTCCTGCCGGCAGGAGGATTTTTTGCCGTCGGCATACTGATGGGATTTTTCAACTGGATGGACATGAAATTGGCTGAACGCAAGGCAGCGGCGGG